Genomic DNA from Alphaproteobacteria bacterium:
AATGCCAATGTGTGTTAAAGCAAAAATCAAAATAGCAAAAAGACTGTTTATCTCAAAGGTGGAATTTAAAATCTGTGCTTCTGCACTGAATGTAATTGCTTTTAAATAGAGGCTTAAAAAGAGGATACAGAGCCAAAAAGTAGGCACTGAGATTGAGAGTAATGTAAAGGCATTGATGATTTTTGATAAAAAAGATTCTCTGTATAGAGCTGCTAAAATGGAAAGGCCATATGAACAAGAAAGCGTAACAGCAAGCCCGATCATGACAAGGAAAAAACTATTTTTAAGAGCAGGGAAAAGAATAGTTGCCACAGGTCTGTTAAACAGAAAAGACCAGCCAAAATCACCCTGTAGTAATTTTGTCACCCAATCTATAAATTGTTCATAAAAGTATAAAAAATGAGAATCAGGTGTAGCACTTGAACTGAGCCCCATTGATGCTGCGTAAAAGGGATCACCTGGCATAAAATAGAGAAGTAGAAACAAACACAAGACTGTGATGAAGCAAGTGAAACAGAATTCAATAACTTTAGTGATTAGGAAACTCATTGATGATGAACCCGCAAGAGAGGTATCCAATTTATTCTGTGAAAAACCACTTTTCAACAAAAAAGCTCTCTGGATAATAATGAGGGTTCACAGTGATTCCTTCAAGTCTTTTTTTGCGAATTTCTGTCTTGACTGGGTGAAATAAAGGAATAAATGGAACTTCATCGGCAAGTGATTCTTCAAGCTCAGACCATAAAATCTTTTCATTATTTTCATTTTGTGACTGTTCTAATTTCTGGAGTAGATTGTCAATATTGGCATTTGCAAGGCCCATATAATTGTAGCCTGTGTATTGATTTATTTCGTTTGGAATGCTCTTTGATGAAAACATTGAACTCGGAATATAGTGTGGTGTTTTAGGCCAACCGATGAAAAGCAAATGATCAAATCGTCTTTCCTTTAAAGTTTGTCCAAAAAATGTTCTGTGAGGCTCTGTTGTGATTTTGATATCAATGCCTACTTCCCCCCACATGCTTTGTAGAATCTGGGCAATTTGATTTCTAAGACGATTATTTGATTCTAAAACGAGCGTTAACCTTAGCGGTAAGCCGTCTTTTTCATATATTTTGGATTTAGGATTGAAGTTAAAACCTGCAGCCTCAATGAGTTCTTTTGCACCCGCTTGATTCACTTTTGTGATATTTTTTGATATATCAGCGCGTTCAAGAGAGGATAAATACATTTCAGCGATCTCAGCTTTGCTATTTTGAACAACCTGTTTAATTTTTTCGCGATCGATTCCAAGCAAAAGAGCACGGCGCACTCTTTTATCAGCGAGGACCGTGTTTGTTGTGTTGATCATGATCATTTCTTGCCCAAGAGCTGGTGTTGTATCGAGCGTATATGTCTCTTGTAATTGGTTTATGATTGTTTTGATCTGACTATTTTGGAGCCGATTTGATGGAGCGATCAGATCAAATTCATGATTCAGAACATGCATTTCAAGCGCATGCCCATCTTGAATAGATTTCAATGTAATTTTTGAAAATAAAGGATGTTGTTCCGTTTGAGGCCAATATGGATTTGGTTTAAATTCAATGAGTCCATAGGGGCTAAACTGAGAAATGACATAGGGGCCATTGTAGAGGCCAGGCAGAAGAGGGTTTTGATGATAATTCGTTTCTTTCAAATAGAGATCTGGATTTTTTTCAAAAAGAGGTCCTTCAAGATGTGCAGGTAAAATCCAAAAATCACTGAAATCAGCTGCATGAAGGCTGTTTTTGTTTCTGGTAATCTTGATGGTTTGATCTGAGAGAGCCTCAATTGAGATAATATCGTGACGGTAAAAACCTGCATTGGGAAAATCATACCCTTTATATTTTCCAACTTGCCAGGTGAAAATAACATCCTCAGATGTCACCGGTTTGCCATCTCCCCAAAAGTAAGTGCCAAGTGTCAAGATGACCTCAGATTGTCCAGGAGATATTTCCTTGATTGTTTGTGATTCTGTTGTCGGCAAAGATGAGCATAATAGACAGACAAGTTCATTTTTTGAGTTGTAGTTGGTAAGAGGTCTTAGTGCAAATCCTAGTGTATAAAGAGACTCAGTTGTCATGACACTAAGAGGGTAAAATGACTTAGGTAGATTTGAAGTTGCAATATGCAATCTATTCTTATTTTCATCGCCTGCAAAAGAAATGCTTGTTTTTATCAGGAAAAAAAATACAATAACGATGCATAGCAAAAAATTACAAGCTATCGATTTTATAACATAGGAGGCATATTTGCTCATGTTGACACTTTCAAAAAAAATTGGTTTTGCTGTTTTTGTTTCAGCAGCATTCTTTGTATCAAACTCTGCACTGGCGGCCACAAATAAAACAATTGATGATTGGCAATTGGTTTGTGGAGACAAAGATCAAGACGGCAGAGATCATTGTATGATGACTCAGACGATTGTCAACCCAGAAAATAATTTGGGGATTCTGTCTGTTGCCTTGGGCACATATAGAAACAAAACACAACCAAGCATTGCTTTCAATTTACCGCCTCAAATCAATCAGGATAAAGAAATTGTCTTGGTTTTTGATCAAGAAACAACAGGCCATGTTTTTCATGTTAGCAGTTGTGATGGTGTAAAATGTACAGCAGTTAGAGATATGAATGATGGAATGCTCAATTCACTCAAGAATGCGAAAGATGCTACTGTGCATTTTGATGTGAAGGGTGGTGAAAATGTAAAGGTGCATATTTCATTGAAAGGCTTTGAGTCAGCTTACAGACAATTGATTCAAAAATAGAAAATGATAATGAAAAAAAACCGGTGAGAGCCGGTTTTTTTGTGCTAAAATAAAGCTATTGGTACTGCGACTAAGATATAATAAAAAGAAAGAAAATCAAATGATAAAAGCTGGTCATGCCATTATCAAAATCATAGAATCTTATGGAATTCGTCACGGCTTTTGTGTGCCTGGTGAAAGTTTTTTAGAAATTATGGATGGTGCTTATGACTCAAACTCATTTCAGCTTATTCATACACGTCATGAAGGTGGCGCTTCTTTTATGGCTGAAGCCTACGCAAAGCTAACAGGGAAACCTTCCATTTTAATGGTAACGCGTGGTCCAGGGGCTTGTAATGCTTCAATAGGGATTCACACCTCTTTTCAAGATTCAACGCCAATGGTTGTGATTATTGGTGATGTCGCAAGGGAACATCTTGGGCTTGAAGCTTTTCAAGAGATTGATTTTCCAGCTATGTTTACGCCAATTGCTAAAGCTGCGTTTCGTGTGACAGATTCTAAGAGAATTCCTGAATTTATGCATAGAGCTTTTAAGATCGCGACCCAAGGTAGGCCTGGGCCTGTTGTTATTTCAATTCCTGAAGATGTTTTGCGTGAAGACATTCCCTTAAATTCATTGGCGCAGGAGTCTTTATCTCCTGCTGTTTCTGAGAGGTCAACGCTTTTAGGGGCCGATGCTTCACTGATGGATTCGCTTGCACAGCTTTTAGAAAAAGCCAAGCGTCCTCTATGCATTTTGGGAGGTAGTTCCTCTTTCTGGTCAAATGAGCTTGTCACAAAATTGTCAGAGAGATTGAATGATTTGAGCATACCTTTTGCAACTTCTTTTCGTCGGCAAGATTTGATGAATGCAAAATTGTCAAATTATGTTGGAGAACTAGGAACAGGGATCAATCCTGCTTTAAAAGACTATGTCCAGAAGGCGGATCTCGTTTTAGCAATTGGTACAAGGCTTGGTGAGATGCCTAGCCAAGGCTATACTCTCTTTCATGAGGCAAGCTCAGATCAAAAAATTGTTTTTGTCCATCCAGATGTTTTGGGGGCAAGGCCTGCTTTTCAAATAGAGCTCACAATACAGACTCCCATTTCCGATTTTGTTCATGTTTTTCAGAACGTGCCTGTGAAAAACAAATGGGAATCTTGGTGTGTAGAGGGGCATAGTCTTTATGAAAAATGGGCATTGTTTGCCTCAAATGTGCATCTTCCTGAAGGGTTTAACTTAAGTAGAATGTTTCTGACACTAAAAGATGTTCTGCCAGAGAACTGCGTGCTGACAAATGATGCCGGGAATTTCTCAGGCTGGGGACATCGTTTTTTTGATTATGTGCGTCCGCGCCGTCAGTTAGCGCCGGTAAATGGGGCTATGGGATATGCTGTTCCTTCTGCCATTGGTGCAAAATTTGTCGATCCGAAGCGGCCTGTGATTGGTTTTGCGGGAGATGGTGGGTTTTTAATGACAGCTCAGGAACTTGCAACTGCAAAGCAATTTGGGCTCAATCCATTTATTATCGTGATGAATAATAATATGTATGGAACAATCCGAATGCATCAAGAAGCAAGATTTCCGAAACGTGTTTCAGCAACGTCATTAAAGAATCCAGATTTTGTTATGCTGGCTCATTCTTATGGGGCAAATGCAATCCGTTTGACATCAGAGAGAGATTTTTTGCCAATGGTTGAAAAAGGCTTGAGGTCTTCATTTCCTTTTGTGCTGGAGATTCCGCTTTTGCAAGCACAGATTTCAACCAGTCGTAATCTAGCGCTGAGCATGGAATGATACAAATCACTTAAGCAGGTTCTGAGTGTGTTTCGGCCTGTCTTTCTTTTAAATCCTCAATCTGTTGAATGAGAGCTTCGATTTGCTGTTCTTGCTTTGCGAGTGTTTCTTTAAGCTGCGTTCTTCTCTCTTTTAGCTTTGATATTTTATTCTCAAGCAAGGTAAAAGGTGTGTGTTGCTCTGATGTGCTGGTGTTTTGAGCTTTGCTTATATGTGCAAGACTTTGCTGATAATTTATGTTTGATAGAATCGCTTCAATTTCTGTGAGTCGTTTTTGTTTTTCAGCGATTGCATCATTCGAAAGCGTTCTTTCTAACAGATTGATTTCATAATAATGATTCAAAAAAGGAAGCCCAATCAATAGAAGGAAAGTTACTGATAAAACAATGGTAAGGAGTTTGGCTGTCATTGGAGAGGGCATTTGTTGTGTAAACATGGTTTTCCTTATCGCGTTTTTGTGATGTTGATGAACCCTTTTTCTGGTTCGTTTTCAAGGGGTGATTGATTGTTTAAGTCTCTTTGCAGATTCTGCACTTCTTTTTGTAAAAAGGAAATTTGTGCCTCGGCAAGGTCCTGCACATGCTGCAAATTGTCTTGTATCATGTCATTGATGCGTGTTGGCAAATCTTGGATCAAATCAACTAGCGCTTGATCTACATGATGATCTTCATTGTGAAATGATGTGCCGTCATTTCTGTAGAGACTTGGGGTTAGAATGGTCTCCAACCTTAAAAGCAAAGATGATTGGATAAAAGTGATAATATAACTTCTGATTGCGAGAAGAAAGGCATAGAGGCAACTTAGAATGATGGGGAAAAGGTAAGGGCCAGATTCATTGATAAAAAGGCTAAATGCATTGGCGCGGCTTGGATCTTGACCAATTTGTGTTTGCCCTGCAATTGCTTCTAAGATTTGAAAATGATTGATTGTGAGGAGAAAAACACTGGCAATAAGACCCGATAGGAGAATGAGCCATTCTGTCGTTTTAAGGCTTCTCATCTGTTCATCTAAGTAGTATGAGATCTTGTTCAAGATAGCCTGTATATCAAAAAAGCTAAGAGACAGATCGAATTCATCCGTGTTTTTGTCTTTCTTTAACTTGGAAATCAGATAGGTTGATAAAGTAGCGAGCTCTTTTGGTCTTTTGTTCGTTAAAACACCATTTTTTAAATGCATCAACCATTGCTGATACTCAGCCATTTTGTGTAAGGCAAAAGAACTGTGAACGAGAGCAAGTGCGAAAAATACTGTAATGGAAAGATTGATAGGCAATTCAGCGAAGAACATATCCGATAAAAGTGGGGCGTAGTAATCCCCAGTGGTCATAATCAGAGCAGCACAAATGGCCAATGCAAGAGGGAGAATATATTTCATGGATATCGATCCTTTTTGTTTTTATGTGAAAAAGTATTTCACTTTTTTGTCTGATGTGAAATGATTTTCTTGTAAAATATGAAGTTCTCACTCAATATAAAAACTTAATATAAATGATGAAGTTAAGGACTCACAATGCGCATTTTATTTTTAGGAGATATCGTTGGCAGATCAGGTAGGGACGCCGTTATTCAAAAAATGCCCCAGTTAAAAGAAAAATATGCTCCAGATGTCACGATCGTCAATGCTGAAAATGCAGCCGGAGGCTTCGGGATTAATGCTGAAATTGCGAAAAGCCTATTTGCTATTGGTGTTGATTGCCTCACAACGGGGAATCACATATGGGATCAAAAAGAGGCGATGTCTTATATTTCCCAGGAAAAGCGTCTCTTAAGGCCTATGAATTTTCCGCCAGGAACGCCTGGGTTTGGATCATACTTGCTTGAAACCTCTAAAGGGAAAAAGGTTCTTGTCGTCAATTTGATGGCGCGCTTATTTATGGATCCGGTTGATTGTCCGTTTCAGGCGATTCAAAATTTGCTGACGCGTTATAGTCTAGGCTCATCAGTGGATGCGATTTTCATTGATTTCCACGGAGAGACAAGCAGTGAGAAAATGTCATTTGGCCATTTTGTGGATGGAAAAGTCTCTGCAGTCGTTGGAACGCACACGCATATTCCAACAAGCGATCTTCGTATTTTAGAAAAAAGAACAGCCTATCAAACAGATGCAGGCATGTGCGGTGATTATAATAGTGTGATTGGCATGGAAAAAACAACGCCTGTTCAAAAGTTTGTGACCAAAATGCCAGGTCCGAAAATGACACCAGCGATGGGCGAGGCGACCCTTTGTGGTTCAATCATCGATTTGGATGATGAAGGCCTTGCGGTCTCTGTTCAGCAATTGATTTTAGGACCTCATTTGGCAGAGAGAGGCTAGAAGAAGATCTAGCTTTTTGAATTATGTCTATGGTAATATATGAAAAAATTGATCGTCAGAAAGGATTGAAGGACTCACATGGCAGGACATTCCCAGTTTAAAAATATTATGCATCGTAAGGGTGCTCAAGATCAAAAAAGAGCCAAAACTTTCAACAAGATTTCACGTGAAATTATTGTATCAGCCAAGTCTGGTATGCCTGATCCGGCCTTTAACCCAAGGTTAAGAGCAGCAATCCAGAGCGCACGTGCAGCAAACATGCCGAAAGATCGTGTTGAAAAAGCAATTAAAGTGGCAACGCAAGGTGTTGGTGGTGACAATTACGAAGCCATTCGCTATGAAGGCTATGGTCCAGGTGGTATTGCCGTTATTGTAGAAGCTTTGACTGACAATAAAAACCGCACAGCGGCTGATGTGCGTGCTGCTTTTAATAAGAGTGGTGGATCATTGGGTGAAACCAATTCTGTCAGCTTTATGTTTGATAATTGCGGTTTGATCATTTATGAGAAATCAAAAGTCAATCTTGATACATTATTTGAAAAAGCGCTTGAAGCAGGTGCGGATGATGTGAAAGAGGAAGGCGATGTTGCAGAAGTGATCATGTCTCGCGAAAATTTTGGCGATGTGCGCGAGCTGTTGGAAAAGGAATTAGGAGAGCCACAAGAGGCAAGCCTCACATGGCGTCCCCATAATTTGATTTCTGTTGATGAAGATACAGCAAGAACGCTCCTAAAATTGATCGATACACTTGAAGACAATGATGATGTGCAAACTGTCTTCTCAAATTTTGAAGTGTCTGAAGAGCTCATGGAGAAGTTAACGGCATAATTTTTCTAACCGAAAGGAGAAAAATGGTTCGCATTATTGGCTTAGATCCTGGCTTGCGCAAAACAGGATGGGGTATTATAGAAGCTGAAGGCTCCACTTTGAAGTATGTGGCCCATGGGCTTGTGACCTCTGATTCTGAAAAAGACATGGCGGCAAGACTTGTTGAGTTACAAGAAGGGCTCTTTGACATTTTGATGGCCTATAAGCCAGATGAAGCTGCGATTGAGCAGGTTTTTATGAATAAAAATCCAGTATCGACTTTAAAACTTGGGATGGCACGAGGTGTTATTATGTTTGCACCTGCCAAAGAAGGCCTTTCTGTGGCTGAATATCCAGCAAATCTGGTGAAGAAGTCGATTGTAGGAACGGGCCATGCCGAAAAGGCCCAAGTGATTGCGATGGTGAATATGCTTTTGCCAATGGCGCGCGTGTCTCAAGAGGATGCTGCAGATGCTTTAGCCATTGCGATTTGCCATGCCCATCACAGACAAACAGCTAATTTAATTGGTGGAACCATGGCAGGGGCCTGGCAAGGCGCTCCCAAAAGAAAAGCACGGATGAAGGGTTTTTAGGTCTGGTTTGTTTATTTATAAAGACAAAATATACAATTGTCATATTGTAAGCATCAAGAAATTCATTGATGAAAGATAAAAGCGCCTTGTGAGCGTATTGGGATGCCATTGATGCGAATTGAAAATGCGAATGAGCTTAATTTGCTATTGAATAAGACGTCAAATAAAGTTTTTTTTGAAAGTTGAATTTTTAGGTTGAAACTTGGCGAATCGTGCTGTATAAATTATAAATTCATTTTGCTACGATAGGAAAGCCTTATGACACATCCCGCTGAATTTGTAAAACAGGTTAAAAGCGAAGTTAAAAAAGTAACTTGGCCTTCTCGGAAGGAAACAATGATGACAACTGTTATGGTTTTCATTATGGTTTTGCTTTCATCTATATTCTTTTTGGTTGTGGATCAGTTCTTTTCCTTTGGTGTTAAGTTTTTACTAGGAGTTGGGGGTTAACAGATGACAGCCCGTTGGTATGTTGTACAATGTCATTCAGGTTCTGAAAAAAAAGTCGCTCAATCGATTCGTGAGAAGGCTGAAACAGAAGGCTTGAAAGATAGTTTTGAAGAAATTTTGGTTCCATCACATGAAGTGGTGGAAGTTCGCCGTGGAAAAAAAGTTCAAACAGAGCGTAATTTCTACCCAGGATATATATTAGTGAAAATGTCAATGTCAGACACAGTTTGGCATATGGTTAAAAATATTTCACGCGTTTCAGGCTTTTTGGGCGGCTCAGGTAAGCCTGTTCCCATGAGTGAGAAAGAAGTTGTGAAAATCATGTCACAAGTGAAGGATGGCGTTGAAAAAATCCGTCCAACAATCTTGTTTGATGTGGGTGAAGAAGTTCGCGTGTCAGATGGTCCTTTTGCTTCCTTTAACGGAATTGTTGAAGAAGTAGACCTCGATAAAGCACGCTTAAAGGTCTCGGTGTCGATTTTTGGTCGAGCAACACCAGTAGAGCTTGACTTTAGTCAAGTAGAGAAGGTATAATACCCTTCGCGTCGTGGGAGGCTAGGTTCTGTTTTGAAAGAAATAGAGCGGATCCGAACCACTAACTCTTAGTTAAAAGAAAGGTTTAAGAGGATAAAATGGCAAAGAAAATAACCGGATATATTAAATTGCAGGTTCCATCAGGGGCTGCAAATCCATCTCCACCAATTGGTCCAGCTCTTGGTCAACAAGGCTTGAACATTATGGAATTCTGTAAAGCTTTTAATGCAAAAACACAAGAAATGGAAAAAAATATTCCACTTCCAGTTGTGATTACAGTTTACCAAGATCGTACATTTACATTCATTATCAAGACACCTCCTGTCAGCTATTGGGTGAAAAAAGAAGCAAAATTAGCAAAGGGGTCACAGACACCTGGTCGTGGTTTTGCTGGTAAAATCACCAAAGCGCAAGTGAAAAAAATTGCGGAAACAAAAATGGTTGATATGAATTCTGTTGATGTTGAAGGCGCAATGCAAATGATCGAAGGATCAGCGCGTTCAATGGGTATTGAAGTTGTGGAGTGATTGAAAGATGGTAAAATTAGCAAAAAACATGAAGACAAAACTTCAGCTCGTTGATAAAGATAAGCTCTATGATTTAGCTGAAGCGTTAGAAATCGCAAAGAAATGCGCAACATCAAAATTTGATGAAACACTTGAAATTGCTATGAACTTGGGTATTGATCCAAGGCATGCAGACCAAGCTGTTCGCGGAATGGTTGACTTACCAGCAGGTACAGGTAAAGACATTCGTGTTGCTGTTTTTGCAAAAGGCGATAAAGCTGAAGAAGCAAAAGCTGCAGGCGCAGAATTTGTTGGTGCTGACGATCTAGCAGATTTGATTCTTGCGGGTAAAGTTGATTTTGATCGATGCATTGCAACACCAGACATGATGGTTGTTGTTGGTAAATTAGGTAAAGTGTTGGGTCCGAAAGGCTTGATGCCAAATCCTAAATTAGGAACAGTAACGCCAAATGTCGTTGCAGCTGTAAAATCAGCAAAGTCAGGTTCTATTGAATTTAGAGCTGAAAAAGCTGGTATTATTCATGCAGGTATTGGTAAATGCTCGTTTGATCAAGATGCTTTGATGAAAAACGTTAAAGCTTTTGTGAATGCAATTGTAAAAG
This window encodes:
- a CDS encoding invasion associated locus B family protein, with the translated sequence MLTLSKKIGFAVFVSAAFFVSNSALAATNKTIDDWQLVCGDKDQDGRDHCMMTQTIVNPENNLGILSVALGTYRNKTQPSIAFNLPPQINQDKEIVLVFDQETTGHVFHVSSCDGVKCTAVRDMNDGMLNSLKNAKDATVHFDVKGGENVKVHISLKGFESAYRQLIQK
- the secE gene encoding preprotein translocase subunit SecE; translation: MTHPAEFVKQVKSEVKKVTWPSRKETMMTTVMVFIMVLLSSIFFLVVDQFFSFGVKFLLGVGG
- the rplA gene encoding 50S ribosomal protein L1 is translated as MVKLAKNMKTKLQLVDKDKLYDLAEALEIAKKCATSKFDETLEIAMNLGIDPRHADQAVRGMVDLPAGTGKDIRVAVFAKGDKAEEAKAAGAEFVGADDLADLILAGKVDFDRCIATPDMMVVVGKLGKVLGPKGLMPNPKLGTVTPNVVAAVKSAKSGSIEFRAEKAGIIHAGIGKCSFDQDALMKNVKAFVNAIVKAKPTGAKGVYLRKITLSSTMGPGLKLDIAKLTAELA
- the nusG gene encoding transcription termination/antitermination protein NusG, which codes for MTARWYVVQCHSGSEKKVAQSIREKAETEGLKDSFEEILVPSHEVVEVRRGKKVQTERNFYPGYILVKMSMSDTVWHMVKNISRVSGFLGGSGKPVPMSEKEVVKIMSQVKDGVEKIRPTILFDVGEEVRVSDGPFASFNGIVEEVDLDKARLKVSVSIFGRATPVELDFSQVEKV
- the ruvC gene encoding crossover junction endodeoxyribonuclease RuvC, whose product is MVRIIGLDPGLRKTGWGIIEAEGSTLKYVAHGLVTSDSEKDMAARLVELQEGLFDILMAYKPDEAAIEQVFMNKNPVSTLKLGMARGVIMFAPAKEGLSVAEYPANLVKKSIVGTGHAEKAQVIAMVNMLLPMARVSQEDAADALAIAICHAHHRQTANLIGGTMAGAWQGAPKRKARMKGF
- a CDS encoding YebC/PmpR family DNA-binding transcriptional regulator, producing the protein MAGHSQFKNIMHRKGAQDQKRAKTFNKISREIIVSAKSGMPDPAFNPRLRAAIQSARAANMPKDRVEKAIKVATQGVGGDNYEAIRYEGYGPGGIAVIVEALTDNKNRTAADVRAAFNKSGGSLGETNSVSFMFDNCGLIIYEKSKVNLDTLFEKALEAGADDVKEEGDVAEVIMSRENFGDVRELLEKELGEPQEASLTWRPHNLISVDEDTARTLLKLIDTLEDNDDVQTVFSNFEVSEELMEKLTA
- the rplK gene encoding 50S ribosomal protein L11, which translates into the protein MAKKITGYIKLQVPSGAANPSPPIGPALGQQGLNIMEFCKAFNAKTQEMEKNIPLPVVITVYQDRTFTFIIKTPPVSYWVKKEAKLAKGSQTPGRGFAGKITKAQVKKIAETKMVDMNSVDVEGAMQMIEGSARSMGIEVVE
- a CDS encoding peptide ABC transporter substrate-binding protein, producing MTTESLYTLGFALRPLTNYNSKNELVCLLCSSLPTTESQTIKEISPGQSEVILTLGTYFWGDGKPVTSEDVIFTWQVGKYKGYDFPNAGFYRHDIISIEALSDQTIKITRNKNSLHAADFSDFWILPAHLEGPLFEKNPDLYLKETNYHQNPLLPGLYNGPYVISQFSPYGLIEFKPNPYWPQTEQHPLFSKITLKSIQDGHALEMHVLNHEFDLIAPSNRLQNSQIKTIINQLQETYTLDTTPALGQEMIMINTTNTVLADKRVRRALLLGIDREKIKQVVQNSKAEIAEMYLSSLERADISKNITKVNQAGAKELIEAAGFNFNPKSKIYEKDGLPLRLTLVLESNNRLRNQIAQILQSMWGEVGIDIKITTEPHRTFFGQTLKERRFDHLLFIGWPKTPHYIPSSMFSSKSIPNEINQYTGYNYMGLANANIDNLLQKLEQSQNENNEKILWSELEESLADEVPFIPLFHPVKTEIRKKRLEGITVNPHYYPESFFVEKWFFTE
- a CDS encoding TIGR00282 family metallophosphoesterase, with translation MRILFLGDIVGRSGRDAVIQKMPQLKEKYAPDVTIVNAENAAGGFGINAEIAKSLFAIGVDCLTTGNHIWDQKEAMSYISQEKRLLRPMNFPPGTPGFGSYLLETSKGKKVLVVNLMARLFMDPVDCPFQAIQNLLTRYSLGSSVDAIFIDFHGETSSEKMSFGHFVDGKVSAVVGTHTHIPTSDLRILEKRTAYQTDAGMCGDYNSVIGMEKTTPVQKFVTKMPGPKMTPAMGEATLCGSIIDLDDEGLAVSVQQLILGPHLAERG
- a CDS encoding thiamine pyrophosphate-binding protein, whose amino-acid sequence is MIKAGHAIIKIIESYGIRHGFCVPGESFLEIMDGAYDSNSFQLIHTRHEGGASFMAEAYAKLTGKPSILMVTRGPGACNASIGIHTSFQDSTPMVVIIGDVAREHLGLEAFQEIDFPAMFTPIAKAAFRVTDSKRIPEFMHRAFKIATQGRPGPVVISIPEDVLREDIPLNSLAQESLSPAVSERSTLLGADASLMDSLAQLLEKAKRPLCILGGSSSFWSNELVTKLSERLNDLSIPFATSFRRQDLMNAKLSNYVGELGTGINPALKDYVQKADLVLAIGTRLGEMPSQGYTLFHEASSDQKIVFVHPDVLGARPAFQIELTIQTPISDFVHVFQNVPVKNKWESWCVEGHSLYEKWALFASNVHLPEGFNLSRMFLTLKDVLPENCVLTNDAGNFSGWGHRFFDYVRPRRQLAPVNGAMGYAVPSAIGAKFVDPKRPVIGFAGDGGFLMTAQELATAKQFGLNPFIIVMNNNMYGTIRMHQEARFPKRVSATSLKNPDFVMLAHSYGANAIRLTSERDFLPMVEKGLRSSFPFVLEIPLLQAQISTSRNLALSME